One window of Papaver somniferum cultivar HN1 chromosome 9, ASM357369v1, whole genome shotgun sequence genomic DNA carries:
- the LOC113310256 gene encoding protein phosphatase 2C 37-like, whose amino-acid sequence MAEICCGIMSESKTQSTCDQPSRAARRKRMEIRKFKFIAGNMVEEELKENGGIKRQKRSFIEETTISSLSPARECENGVESIDYENHSSSNESTVETISILKSSSPVANIPVAMIPVVEDRCPKFGMSSVCGRRRDMEDAVSIHPSFCKPECEIPAWFHFFGVYDGHGCSHVATSCKQRLHQVVKEEIENGCKEESDLKWESIMKKSFIRVDREVTEWSSSSNTSSLLLNASCRCELQTPKCDAVGSTAVVSVVTPDKIIVSNCGDSRAVLCRGGKAVPLSVDHKPDRPDELVRIQEAGGRVIYWDGPRVLGVLAMSRAIGDNYLKPYVISEPEITVTDRTAEDDCMILASDGLWDVVSNETACNIAGMCLNGQGPIMPLTNDGDEANMLTNGSNSSDKACSDAALLLTKLALARHSTDNVSVVVVNLRKET is encoded by the exons ATGGCAGAGATTTGTTGTGGAATTATGAGTGAAAGTAAAACGCAATCAACATGTGACCAACCATCCAGAGCAGCAAGGAGGAAGAGAATGGAAATTAGAAAGTTTAAATTCATAGCTGGTAATATGGTTGAAGAAGAATTGAAAGAAAACGGTGGAATAAAACGGCAGAAAAGAAGTTTTATCGAAGAAACAACAATTTCTTCTTTGTCACCTGCACGTGAATGTGAGAACGGTGTTGAGAGTATTGATTATGAGAATCACTCAAGTTCTAACGAGTCAACAGTCGAAACAATCTCGATTCTTAAATCTTCTTCACCGGTGGCAAACATACCGGTGGCAATGATTCCGGTAGTTGAAGACCGGTGTCCTAAATTTGGTATGAGTTCTGTTTGTGGTCGTAGAAGAGATATGGAAGATGCTGTGTCAATTCATCCATCATTTTGCAAGCCTGAATGTGAGATTCCGGCATGGTTTCATTTCTTCGGTGTTTATGATGGACATGGTTGCTCTCAT GTTGCCACAAGTTGCAAACAAAGACTACATCAAGTGGTTAAAGAAGAAATAGAAAATGGTTGCAAAGAAGAGTCCGATTTGAAATGGGAGAGTATAATGAAGAAAAGTTTCATTAGGGTGGACAGAGAGGTTACAGAGTGGAGTTCTAGTAGTAATACCAGTAGTTTACTGCTGAATGCGAGTTGTCGTTGTGAACTACAAACACCAAAATGTGATGCTGTTGGATCTACTGCTGTTGTTTCAGTTGTTACTCCTGATAAAATCATTGTATCAAATTGTGGTGATTCTCGTGCTGTTCTTTGTCGTGGTGGTAAAGCTGTTCCACTTTCCGTTGATCACAAG CCAGATCGGCCTGATGAACTCGTACGAATCCAAGAAGCTGGTGGTCGAGTTATCTACTGGGATGGTCCTAGAGTTCTTGGAGTTCTTGCAATGTCTAGAGCTATTGGGGATAATTACCTGAAACCATATGTGATATCCGAACCTGAGATCACAGTTACAGATCGAACTGCTGAAGACGATTGTATGATACTAGCAAGTGACGGATTATGGGACGTTGTTTCAAATGAAACTGCTTGTAATATTGCAGGGATGTGTTTAAATGGTCAAGGTCCAATAATGCCATTGACTAACGATGGAGATGAAGCCAACATGTTGACTAACGGAAGCAATAGTTCTGATAAAGCTTGTTCAGATGCAGCGTTATTGTTAACAAAGCTGGCTTTAGCTAGGCATAGCACAGACAATGTTAGTGTTGTCGTGGTCAACCTCAGAAAGGAAACGTAA